The following proteins are co-located in the Pseudomonas fluorescens genome:
- a CDS encoding cold-shock protein, whose translation MLKIVHLLTGVAALLLSFIPSLQQGSPPYLEQHDALYLALFGLLNLTLVPVIPYWNKGTRHQLQNLVSALLVLTVVVQTLTLLAPMPEVGGHPAILLSLVIAVVAIVLHLAISFYRSSPAAASQSYDMTNRDTGTVKWFNTSKGFGFISRDSGDDIFVHFRAIRGEGHRVLVEGQRVEFSVMNRDKGLQAEDVIAALPRR comes from the coding sequence ATGTTGAAAATCGTCCACCTGCTAACGGGCGTTGCAGCTTTGCTGCTGTCCTTTATACCGAGCTTGCAACAGGGAAGCCCTCCCTACCTGGAACAACACGACGCTCTGTACCTGGCCTTGTTCGGCCTTCTTAACCTGACGCTGGTACCGGTAATCCCTTACTGGAACAAAGGCACGCGTCATCAACTGCAAAACCTGGTCAGTGCGTTGCTGGTGCTGACCGTTGTCGTTCAAACCCTCACCCTCCTGGCACCGATGCCTGAAGTAGGCGGCCACCCAGCCATACTGCTCAGCCTGGTGATTGCTGTGGTCGCCATCGTTCTTCACCTGGCCATCAGCTTCTACCGTTCGTCCCCCGCCGCCGCGTCGCAAAGCTACGACATGACCAACCGGGATACCGGGACCGTCAAGTGGTTCAACACCTCTAAAGGCTTCGGCTTTATTTCCCGCGATTCGGGCGACGATATCTTCGTCCACTTCCGGGCTATCCGTGGCGAAGGCCATCGCGTCCTGGTCGAAGGCCAGCGCGTGGAATTCTCCGTCATGAACCGCGACAAAGGCCTGCAGGCCGAAGACGTGATCGCGGCATTGCCGCGTCGCTGA
- a CDS encoding FmdB family zinc ribbon protein produces MPMYDYQCASCGHQLEAIQKISAAPLVDCPACQAPELKKMLSMPGFRLSGGGWYETDFKTGAKKNLAGGDKAD; encoded by the coding sequence ATGCCCATGTACGACTATCAATGTGCTTCCTGTGGTCATCAGTTGGAAGCCATTCAGAAGATCAGCGCAGCGCCGCTGGTCGATTGCCCTGCCTGCCAGGCTCCTGAGCTGAAGAAGATGTTGTCCATGCCGGGCTTCCGCCTGAGCGGCGGCGGCTGGTACGAGACCGACTTCAAGACCGGCGCCAAGAAAAACCTGGCGGGCGGCGACAAAGCAGACTGA
- a CDS encoding Dps family protein gives MAIDIGISEEDRKSIVDGLSRLLSDTYVLYLKTHNFHWNVTGPMFRTLHLMFEEQYTELALAVDSIAERIRALGFPAPGAYSIYARLSSIKEEEGVPSAEEMIKQLVAGQEAVTRTARGIFPLLDKVSDEPTADLLTQRMQVHEKTAWMLRSLLENQ, from the coding sequence ATGGCAATCGATATTGGTATCAGTGAAGAAGATCGTAAATCCATCGTCGATGGGCTTTCACGGCTTCTGTCCGATACCTATGTACTGTATTTGAAAACCCACAACTTCCATTGGAACGTCACGGGCCCCATGTTTCGTACGCTGCATTTGATGTTTGAAGAGCAGTACACCGAACTCGCCCTGGCAGTGGACTCCATTGCCGAGCGTATCCGCGCCTTGGGCTTCCCGGCACCGGGTGCCTATTCGATCTACGCCCGCCTGTCGTCCATCAAGGAAGAGGAGGGTGTGCCAAGTGCCGAAGAAATGATCAAGCAATTGGTGGCAGGCCAGGAAGCGGTGACACGTACCGCGCGCGGGATCTTCCCCTTGCTCGATAAGGTCAGCGATGAGCCGACGGCGGACTTGTTGACCCAGCGCATGCAAGTCCACGAGAAAACCGCGTGGATGCTGCGTTCCCTGCTCGAAAATCAATAA
- the aspS gene encoding aspartate--tRNA ligase produces the protein MMRSHYCGQLNETLDGQEITLCGWVHRRRDHGGVIFLDIRDRNGLAQVVFDPDRAESFAAADRVRSEYVVKITGKVRLRPAGAVNANMASGAIEVLGYELEVLNESETPPFPLNEYSDVGEETRLRYRFLDLRRPEMAEKLRLRSRMTTSIRRFLDENGFLDVETPILTRATPEGARDYLVPSRTHAGSFFALPQSPQLFKQLLMVAGFDRYYQIAKCFRDEDLRADRQPEFTQIDIETSFLDEKEIMGLTEQMIRNLFKEVLDLEFGEFPHMTFEEAMRRYGSDKPDLRIPLELVDVADQLKAVDFKVFSGPANDPKCRIAALRVPGGASMPRKQIDDYTKFVGIYGAKGLAYIKVNERANGVDGLQSPIVKNIPLDNLNAILDRVGAVDGDIVFFGADKAKIVSEALGALRIKLGHDLDLLTCKWAPMWVVDFPMFEENDDGSFSALHHPFTAPKCSPEELEANPAGALSRAYDMVLNGTELGGGSIRIHRKEMQQAVFRLLGINEAEQEEKFGFLLDALKYGAPPHGGLAFGLDRLVMLMTGAQSIREVIAFPKTQSAADVMTQAPGVVDAKALRELHIRLRETPKAE, from the coding sequence ATGATGCGCAGCCACTATTGCGGCCAACTGAACGAGACCCTGGATGGTCAGGAAATCACCCTTTGCGGATGGGTTCACCGTCGCCGCGACCACGGCGGGGTGATTTTCCTCGATATCCGTGATCGTAATGGTCTGGCCCAGGTGGTGTTCGATCCGGACCGCGCCGAAAGCTTCGCCGCCGCCGACCGTGTGCGCAGCGAGTACGTTGTGAAGATCACCGGCAAGGTTCGCCTGCGTCCGGCCGGTGCCGTGAACGCCAACATGGCGTCCGGCGCAATTGAAGTGCTGGGTTACGAGCTCGAAGTGCTGAACGAGTCGGAAACCCCGCCGTTCCCACTCAACGAGTATTCCGACGTTGGCGAAGAAACGCGCCTGCGCTACCGCTTCCTCGACCTGCGTCGCCCGGAAATGGCCGAGAAGCTGCGTCTGCGTTCGCGCATGACCACCAGCATCCGTCGCTTCCTCGACGAGAACGGCTTCCTCGACGTCGAAACGCCGATCCTGACCCGGGCCACCCCGGAAGGCGCGCGTGACTACCTGGTGCCGAGCCGTACCCACGCCGGTTCCTTCTTCGCCTTGCCGCAATCGCCACAGCTGTTCAAGCAACTGCTGATGGTGGCTGGCTTCGACCGTTACTACCAGATCGCCAAGTGCTTCCGTGACGAAGACCTGCGTGCCGACCGCCAGCCAGAATTCACCCAGATCGACATCGAGACCAGCTTCCTCGATGAAAAAGAGATCATGGGCCTGACCGAGCAAATGATCCGCAACCTGTTCAAGGAAGTGCTGGATCTGGAATTCGGCGAATTCCCGCACATGACCTTCGAAGAAGCCATGCGCCGCTACGGTTCCGACAAGCCAGACCTGCGTATTCCGCTGGAACTGGTGGACGTGGCCGACCAGCTCAAAGCAGTCGACTTCAAGGTGTTCAGCGGCCCGGCCAACGACCCTAAATGCCGTATCGCTGCCCTGCGTGTACCCGGCGGCGCGAGCATGCCGCGCAAACAGATCGACGACTACACCAAGTTCGTCGGCATCTACGGTGCCAAAGGCCTGGCGTATATCAAGGTCAACGAACGCGCCAACGGTGTTGATGGCCTGCAATCGCCGATCGTGAAAAACATCCCGTTGGACAACCTGAACGCGATCCTGGATCGCGTTGGCGCGGTCGACGGCGACATCGTGTTCTTCGGCGCCGACAAGGCCAAGATCGTCAGCGAAGCGCTGGGCGCACTGCGCATCAAGCTCGGTCACGACCTGGACCTGCTGACGTGCAAGTGGGCGCCGATGTGGGTCGTCGACTTCCCGATGTTCGAAGAGAACGACGACGGCAGCTTCAGCGCCTTGCACCACCCGTTCACCGCGCCGAAGTGCTCGCCTGAAGAATTGGAAGCCAACCCGGCCGGCGCTTTGTCCCGTGCCTATGACATGGTGCTCAATGGCACTGAGTTGGGTGGCGGTTCGATCCGTATCCACCGCAAAGAGATGCAACAAGCGGTCTTCCGCCTGTTGGGCATCAACGAAGCGGAACAGGAAGAGAAGTTTGGTTTCCTGCTCGACGCCCTGAAATACGGCGCACCGCCGCACGGTGGCCTGGCGTTCGGTCTGGACCGTCTGGTGATGCTGATGACCGGCGCCCAGTCGATCCGTGAAGTGATTGCCTTCCCGAAAACCCAGAGTGCTGCGGACGTGATGACCCAGGCTCCGGGCGTGGTGGATGCCAAGGCGCTGCGCGAGCTGCATATCCGTCTGCGCGAGACGCCGAAGGCTGAGTAA
- a CDS encoding ribbon-helix-helix domain-containing protein yields the protein MSRGVSNGVMETCGFHKIKVDPFAKGFDMGLAKPLSRSVRLNGFSTCLRLEQIYWNILTEIAGINACSVSALLSYVDREVHLRYGGVKNFSGLVRVVCVVHVLKGRISALNPD from the coding sequence ATGTCACGTGGAGTGAGTAATGGAGTGATGGAAACCTGTGGTTTTCATAAGATAAAGGTCGACCCCTTTGCAAAAGGGTTCGACATGGGGCTGGCCAAGCCGTTGTCCCGGTCGGTCAGGCTCAATGGGTTCTCGACCTGCCTGCGGCTTGAACAGATCTATTGGAATATCCTCACGGAGATAGCCGGGATCAATGCCTGCTCAGTCAGTGCGTTGCTGTCTTACGTCGACCGGGAAGTGCATTTAAGGTACGGAGGGGTGAAGAACTTCAGTGGGCTGGTCAGGGTGGTGTGCGTGGTTCACGTACTAAAAGGACGTATCAGCGCCCTTAACCCCGATTAA